In one window of Psychrobacter sp. P2G3 DNA:
- a CDS encoding amino acid ABC transporter substrate-binding protein, whose product MKRRNLLALAASTVLLAACGQSTTNEAETNATDSAETAGSDLLQRINNGGTINVGTEGTYPPFTYHDESGKLTGYDVEVTRAVADKLGVDVEFKETQWDAMLAGLDSKRFDMVANQVSLTTPERLAKYDKSQAYSWSGAVVLAPTDDNRYSSWEALKGLRSAQSLSSNYGELAERYGAEVVPVDGMAQAIQLVKQDRADFTMNDNLAILDYLKKFPDSALEIKLVAPASEQTGSGLVLIKGDEAVVAKLDEAMAALAADGTLTKLSEEFFGADISQQK is encoded by the coding sequence ATGAAACGTCGTAATCTTTTAGCCCTTGCCGCCAGTACTGTATTGCTTGCCGCTTGTGGTCAGTCTACTACTAATGAAGCTGAAACCAATGCAACCGACAGTGCTGAGACTGCCGGTTCTGACTTGCTACAACGTATCAATAATGGCGGCACTATTAACGTCGGTACCGAAGGCACCTACCCACCATTCACTTATCATGATGAGAGTGGAAAGCTGACGGGTTATGATGTCGAAGTAACGCGTGCAGTCGCTGATAAATTAGGCGTTGATGTTGAATTTAAAGAAACTCAGTGGGACGCTATGCTGGCAGGTCTGGACTCAAAACGTTTTGATATGGTCGCCAACCAAGTCAGTCTAACTACCCCTGAGCGTTTAGCAAAATATGACAAATCTCAAGCTTACAGCTGGTCAGGCGCTGTGGTTTTAGCGCCAACTGATGACAATCGCTATAGCTCGTGGGAAGCGTTAAAAGGTCTACGTTCAGCACAGTCGCTCAGCAGTAACTATGGTGAGCTAGCAGAACGCTATGGCGCAGAAGTCGTTCCTGTTGATGGCATGGCACAAGCGATTCAATTGGTTAAACAAGATCGTGCTGACTTTACAATGAACGATAACCTTGCAATATTAGACTATCTAAAAAAATTCCCAGACAGCGCGCTTGAGATTAAATTGGTTGCACCGGCCAGTGAGCAAACTGGTTCAGGATTAGTCTTGATTAAAGGCGATGAAGCCGTCGTCGCAAAATTAGACGAAGCAATGGCAGCATTAGCAGCCGATGGGACGCTAACCAAACTTAGCGAAGAGTTCTTTGGTGCTGATATAAGTCAACAAAAATAA
- a CDS encoding amino acid ABC transporter ATP-binding protein — protein sequence MIQVTNIHKAFGSNQVLKGIDLTIHKGQVVVILGPSGSGKTTFLRCLNALEIPDQGVIAFDDGSLTVDFGTKPKKKTLLALQRKSGMVFQSYNLFPHKTAIENLMLGPTVVQGQSKAQAREQALVLLEKVGLSDKSDLYPFQLSGGQQQRVGIARALAIEPSLLLFDEPTSALDPELVQDVLEAMKKLASEGWTMVVVTHEINFARDVADHVVLIEDGYVVEEGSAKQLFEDSEHPRTQAFLQRIVQ from the coding sequence ATGATTCAAGTCACCAATATTCACAAAGCCTTTGGTAGCAATCAAGTGCTCAAAGGCATTGATTTGACCATTCACAAAGGCCAAGTAGTCGTGATATTAGGGCCGTCAGGATCGGGTAAAACCACTTTTTTACGTTGTCTTAATGCGCTGGAGATTCCTGATCAAGGTGTCATTGCGTTTGATGATGGCAGCTTGACGGTCGACTTTGGCACTAAGCCTAAGAAAAAAACCTTGCTGGCACTGCAACGTAAATCAGGCATGGTGTTTCAGTCTTATAATTTGTTTCCGCATAAGACAGCGATTGAAAATTTAATGCTTGGGCCGACGGTGGTACAAGGGCAAAGTAAAGCACAAGCCCGTGAGCAGGCTTTAGTTTTATTGGAGAAGGTTGGTCTATCGGACAAATCGGATCTTTACCCGTTTCAGCTATCTGGTGGCCAGCAGCAGCGAGTTGGTATTGCTCGTGCGCTGGCCATTGAGCCGTCGTTACTGTTGTTCGATGAACCAACTTCCGCGCTTGATCCCGAGCTGGTCCAAGACGTACTCGAGGCGATGAAAAAACTGGCATCTGAAGGCTGGACGATGGTTGTCGTAACCCATGAAATCAACTTTGCTCGTGATGTCGCTGACCATGTCGTCTTGATTGAAGATGGTTATGTGGTCGAAGAGGGCAGCGCGAAGCAGTTATTTGAAGACTCCGAGCACCCAAGGACGCAAGCGTTTTTACAGCGTATTGTGCAGTAA
- the hutH gene encoding histidine ammonia-lyase, whose product MTDIKKLTLHPRQLSFEMLRDIYEQPVILTLPDSAYEAIDASHEDVRTIIARDKSAYGINTGFGLLAKTRISDDQLELLQRNLIVSHSVGTGEALPDNVVRLIMVMKVASLAQGVSGVRRAVVDSLLGLINNQITPNIPAKGSVGASGDLAPLSHMTLAMMGEGDVYVDGKKIPAADALAQHGLEPITLAAKEGLALINGTQVSTALALRGYFLARDLLETATIVGSMSIDAAKGSDAPFDARIHEVRGHHGQIEIAKAHRQLIKGSAIRASHDGEQDDRVQDPYCLRCQPQVMGACLDIINQAGKTLLIESNAVTDNPLIFTNDDGPVAISGGNFHAEPVAFAADILALAIAEIGSMSERRVALLIDATLSGGLPPFLVDNAGVNSGFMIAHVTAAALASENKSIAHPGSVDSIPTSANQEDHVSMATYCARRLYEMAQNTATIIGIELLAAGQGIDFHRGLDTSEALKTAHQKLRDQVTFYDKDRYLAPDIEAAKQLVLDGTLTEYWQSLRSDWYESK is encoded by the coding sequence ATGACTGATATCAAAAAACTAACACTACACCCACGCCAATTAAGCTTCGAGATGTTGCGCGATATTTATGAGCAACCTGTCATATTGACGCTACCCGACAGTGCTTATGAGGCGATAGATGCCTCGCATGAAGATGTACGTACCATCATTGCGCGTGATAAGAGCGCTTATGGCATCAATACCGGTTTTGGCCTATTAGCAAAAACCCGCATCAGTGATGATCAGCTTGAGCTACTGCAGCGTAACCTTATCGTTTCTCACTCGGTGGGTACTGGTGAGGCGCTACCGGACAACGTGGTCAGGCTAATTATGGTGATGAAAGTTGCCAGTTTAGCGCAAGGCGTCTCTGGTGTACGTCGCGCTGTGGTCGATAGCTTACTTGGCTTAATCAACAATCAAATTACCCCAAACATTCCTGCCAAAGGCTCCGTTGGGGCATCTGGTGACTTAGCACCTTTATCGCATATGACGCTGGCGATGATGGGCGAAGGCGATGTCTATGTTGACGGCAAAAAAATACCCGCTGCTGATGCATTAGCGCAACATGGTCTTGAGCCCATTACCCTAGCAGCCAAAGAAGGGCTCGCTCTTATTAATGGTACTCAGGTCTCAACCGCATTGGCATTGCGTGGTTATTTCTTAGCACGGGACTTACTTGAGACAGCAACCATCGTCGGCTCCATGTCTATCGATGCCGCCAAAGGCTCAGATGCTCCATTTGATGCGCGTATTCATGAAGTGCGTGGTCATCATGGGCAAATTGAAATTGCTAAAGCGCATCGCCAGCTGATTAAAGGCAGTGCTATCCGCGCCTCGCATGATGGCGAACAGGACGATAGAGTACAAGACCCTTATTGCTTACGCTGTCAGCCACAAGTCATGGGTGCTTGCCTTGATATCATCAACCAAGCAGGAAAAACCTTATTAATTGAATCTAATGCGGTGACCGATAACCCACTTATCTTCACTAACGATGATGGCCCAGTTGCTATCTCAGGTGGTAACTTCCATGCCGAGCCAGTTGCCTTTGCCGCAGACATTTTAGCCTTGGCAATTGCTGAGATTGGTTCTATGTCTGAGCGCCGTGTGGCTTTATTGATTGATGCAACCTTGTCAGGCGGCTTACCACCATTCTTGGTGGATAATGCGGGAGTGAACTCAGGCTTTATGATTGCCCATGTCACCGCAGCGGCACTCGCCTCAGAGAACAAATCTATCGCCCATCCTGGCAGTGTCGATAGCATTCCAACTTCTGCCAACCAAGAAGACCACGTATCGATGGCAACCTATTGTGCGCGCCGCCTATACGAGATGGCGCAAAATACCGCCACCATTATCGGTATTGAGTTATTGGCTGCTGGTCAAGGTATCGACTTCCATCGTGGACTAGATACCTCGGAAGCGTTGAAAACAGCACATCAAAAACTACGCGATCAAGTGACTTTTTACGACAAAGATCGCTACCTAGCGCCTGATATTGAAGCAGCAAAACAACTAGTATTAGATGGCACGCTCACCGAATATTGGCAGTCACTGCGCAGCGATTGGTATGAGTCTAAATAG
- a CDS encoding YjiH family protein: MSERDILPPGSSVPRTPLDSPAPASPPPEKLLSKPVALIQLIVFSAIGLVMFFVPFTIGEKSTILFDHGATYLVTQQHTLAVFLLFLLMIYGVGKPIYDGSWRKNITNMILTAFKIIGLVLAIMYITDMAPAIIMEKDMLPFLFEKLALPVGMIVPIGALILAFLLGFGLLEMFGVLMQPIMKPIWKTPGSSAIDAVASFVGSYSIGLLITNRVFLQNQYSVREAIIIATGFSTVSAAFMVIVAKTLGLMEFWNLFFWSTLIITFIVTAISARIPPIRGFDDSASRPDLENQQGNRLAAAYHLGLATSRRATDLKQIMWSNFRDGVTMAAAIVPSIIAVGLTGLLLAKYTPVFDALGLLLYPFTWVTGMPEPLVAAKGMSAGLAEMFLPALLLTEAEVLTRYVAGVVSISSVLFFSAMIPCVLATEIPLSVPKMVIIWFERVVLSILIAAPFGHLAIYLGWIS; this comes from the coding sequence ATGTCTGAACGTGATATTTTGCCCCCAGGCAGCTCCGTGCCTAGAACGCCTCTAGACAGTCCAGCACCTGCTAGCCCGCCGCCTGAAAAGCTGCTGTCCAAACCTGTAGCGCTAATACAGCTAATCGTATTTAGTGCTATTGGTCTGGTGATGTTCTTTGTGCCCTTCACTATTGGTGAAAAGAGCACTATTTTATTTGATCACGGGGCAACTTATCTAGTCACTCAGCAGCACACCCTTGCGGTATTTTTACTGTTTTTACTGATGATTTATGGTGTTGGCAAACCCATTTACGATGGTTCATGGCGTAAAAATATCACCAATATGATATTAACCGCCTTTAAGATTATCGGGCTGGTACTCGCCATCATGTATATCACTGATATGGCGCCTGCTATCATCATGGAAAAGGACATGTTGCCGTTTTTGTTTGAAAAACTGGCATTACCAGTCGGCATGATTGTCCCTATTGGCGCATTAATCCTCGCTTTTTTGCTCGGTTTTGGCTTGCTGGAGATGTTTGGAGTACTCATGCAGCCTATTATGAAGCCAATTTGGAAAACACCCGGCTCATCAGCGATTGATGCGGTCGCCTCTTTTGTTGGCAGTTACTCTATTGGGCTGCTCATTACCAATCGGGTCTTTCTGCAAAATCAATATTCGGTTCGTGAAGCCATCATTATTGCTACTGGTTTTTCTACGGTGTCGGCAGCGTTTATGGTCATCGTTGCTAAGACCCTTGGTCTAATGGAATTTTGGAATCTGTTTTTTTGGTCGACACTGATTATTACCTTTATCGTCACCGCCATTAGTGCACGTATTCCACCTATTCGAGGTTTTGATGATAGCGCCAGCCGTCCAGACTTAGAAAACCAACAAGGCAATCGTTTAGCAGCAGCTTATCATTTAGGACTGGCTACTTCGCGCCGTGCGACTGACCTCAAACAAATTATGTGGTCGAACTTTCGCGATGGGGTGACGATGGCGGCAGCGATTGTACCCTCGATTATTGCGGTAGGGTTAACGGGTTTATTACTAGCCAAATATACGCCTGTCTTTGATGCCTTGGGCTTGCTCTTGTATCCATTCACTTGGGTAACCGGTATGCCTGAGCCACTAGTTGCTGCCAAAGGCATGTCAGCGGGACTGGCTGAAATGTTTTTGCCTGCCCTCTTGCTAACGGAAGCTGAGGTCTTGACCCGCTATGTAGCAGGAGTTGTTTCGATTAGTAGCGTGCTGTTCTTTTCAGCGATGATTCCTTGTGTATTGGCAACTGAAATTCCGCTGTCAGTACCTAAGATGGTCATTATTTGGTTTGAGCGAGTGGTACTTAGCATTCTAATCGCTGCGCCTTTTGGACATTTAGCGATATATTTGGGCTGGATCAGTTAG
- a CDS encoding UTRA domain-containing protein — protein sequence MTKTVPAYQRIKNAILDNIHSGKWQAGEAISTEMALAEEFGVSRMTVNRALKELSEERVLERRQGSGTFVAQQQFNHTFVEVRNIAQDLKSANRDYQAQVVSKRAITASMLDDEMRRKFGIDEAVVSSNSKGDDSKDTDSNTNSTEPAVLYEVKIIHFADGQPIQFEERWVDATKVPEFIEQDFSVVNTSDYLIAESPLERGNYTIRALAAPDEIADALQIAPQSPTLVLRRQTYSAGKVLTFVKMWHAGDRYQFSGKL from the coding sequence ATGACAAAAACAGTTCCAGCATATCAGCGGATTAAAAACGCAATATTGGATAATATCCATTCTGGAAAATGGCAGGCGGGCGAAGCTATCTCTACCGAAATGGCGTTGGCGGAAGAGTTTGGCGTATCGCGAATGACAGTAAACCGCGCCTTAAAAGAATTAAGCGAAGAGCGGGTATTAGAGCGTCGGCAAGGGTCGGGGACATTTGTCGCACAGCAGCAGTTCAATCATACCTTTGTAGAAGTGCGCAATATCGCTCAAGATTTAAAATCAGCCAATCGCGATTATCAGGCACAAGTGGTGAGCAAACGCGCTATTACCGCGAGCATGTTAGATGATGAGATGCGCCGTAAATTTGGTATTGATGAAGCAGTTGTATCTTCTAATTCTAAGGGTGATGATTCAAAGGACACTGATAGCAATACTAATAGCACTGAGCCAGCTGTTTTATATGAAGTAAAAATCATTCATTTCGCTGACGGTCAGCCGATACAGTTTGAAGAGCGTTGGGTGGATGCGACAAAAGTACCAGAGTTCATTGAGCAAGATTTTAGCGTGGTGAATACCAGCGACTATCTCATTGCTGAAAGCCCACTTGAGCGCGGTAACTATACCATTCGAGCCTTAGCAGCACCTGATGAGATCGCTGATGCCCTACAGATTGCACCGCAGTCACCGACGTTAGTTCTACGTCGTCAGACTTATTCGGCAGGGAAGGTACTGACCTTTGTCAAGATGTGGCATGCAGGCGATCGCTATCAATTCTCTGGCAAACTTTAA
- a CDS encoding formimidoylglutamase, with protein MSRWTGRAEPFESARARYWYQIAQPYAFDSTSQQNGQRIGLVGFACDQGVRRNQGRVGARAAPPLIRQAFAALPVIAELQQRFDGQLPTLLGDAGDIDCHDNDDFAERTLEQAQVTYADKVSHIIQEGGLPIGLGGGHAIAYGSFLGLWQALSSKADQPTNDVSNVKNYFENDVESNVENKVSTMPSIGVINFDAHLDIRQSDVATSGTPFRQIAEHLDAQGQPFHYCCIGVSRFSNTAALFDRAEQLGVHIISDEDCTNKKWKKIAAQIENFINEVDVVYLTIDMDCLPSSIVPGVSAPAAYGINLAFVERAVKLIMASNKVRMADIAEINPIFDVDGRSCKVAARLLATIIEQHLLLV; from the coding sequence ATGAGTCGGTGGACAGGACGTGCAGAGCCGTTTGAGTCTGCGCGCGCCCGCTACTGGTATCAAATAGCTCAGCCTTATGCCTTTGATAGCACCAGTCAGCAAAATGGTCAGCGCATTGGACTGGTCGGTTTTGCTTGTGATCAAGGCGTCAGACGTAATCAAGGACGCGTGGGTGCACGAGCTGCGCCGCCCTTGATTCGTCAGGCATTTGCGGCGCTGCCGGTCATCGCTGAGTTACAACAACGCTTTGATGGTCAATTGCCGACTCTACTAGGTGATGCTGGTGATATCGATTGTCATGATAATGATGATTTTGCCGAGCGTACCCTTGAGCAAGCCCAAGTAACCTATGCAGATAAAGTAAGTCACATTATCCAGGAAGGCGGTCTACCTATCGGGCTTGGTGGTGGTCATGCCATTGCTTATGGCAGCTTTTTAGGATTATGGCAGGCGCTGTCATCAAAAGCCGATCAGCCTACTAATGACGTTAGCAATGTCAAAAACTATTTTGAAAATGATGTCGAAAGCAATGTTGAAAATAAGGTAAGCACAATGCCTAGCATCGGGGTGATTAACTTTGACGCTCATCTAGATATTCGCCAATCTGATGTCGCCACGTCTGGTACGCCATTTCGTCAAATTGCCGAGCACCTTGACGCACAAGGTCAACCATTTCACTATTGCTGTATCGGCGTCAGTCGGTTTTCCAACACTGCCGCGCTCTTCGACCGTGCTGAGCAGTTGGGCGTACACATTATCAGTGACGAAGATTGCACCAATAAGAAATGGAAAAAAATTGCTGCTCAAATAGAAAATTTTATCAATGAAGTTGATGTGGTCTACTTAACCATTGATATGGATTGCTTGCCATCGAGCATCGTACCTGGTGTCAGTGCGCCAGCCGCCTATGGTATTAACTTGGCATTCGTTGAGCGCGCGGTCAAACTTATCATGGCGTCAAACAAAGTAAGAATGGCTGATATTGCCGAGATTAACCCGATCTTTGATGTTGATGGACGCAGCTGCAAAGTTGCCGCTCGCCTATTAGCGACTATTATCGAGCAGCATTTACTTTTAGTATAA
- the hutU gene encoding urocanate hydratase: MSNNGTSNNNEFTRRDESRNIAAPTGSTLNCKSWLTEAPYRMLQNNLHPDVAENPKSLVVYGGIGRAARNWESYDQILASLKELEDDETLLVQSGKPVGVFQTHENAPRVLIANSNLVPRWATWEHFNELDRKDLFMYGQMTAGSWIYIGTQGIVQGTYETFVEAGRQHYDGSWAGRWILTAGLGGMGGAQPLAATFAGATSLNIECQQSSIDFRLRTGYVDKQADDLDHAYELIKQHTDAGEAVSIALLGNAADILPEMVKRANAGEIKPDLVTDQTSAHDLINGYLPSGWTVEEWKAAQENPDQHAALTKDAAASCAVHVQAMLDLQEMGIPTTDYGNNIRQVAFDEGVKNAFNFPGFVPAYIRPLFCQGKGPFRWVALSGDPEDIYKTDQKIKELFPENQHIHRWLDMAKERIQFQGLPARICWLGLGERDKAGLAFNEMVKSGELKGPIVIGRDHLDTGSVASPNRETESMKDGSDAVSDWALLNGMLNVAGGATWVSLHHGGGVGMGYSQHSGMVIVADGTDAAAKRLARVLVNDCGSGVMRHADAGYELAIKTAKDYGLNLPMIK, from the coding sequence ATGAGCAACAACGGAACCAGCAACAATAATGAATTTACGCGTCGTGATGAGAGTCGTAATATTGCTGCGCCGACTGGCAGTACGCTCAATTGCAAAAGCTGGCTGACCGAAGCGCCTTATCGCATGCTGCAAAACAACCTACACCCTGATGTGGCCGAAAACCCAAAAAGCTTGGTTGTGTATGGCGGTATCGGACGTGCAGCCCGTAACTGGGAAAGCTATGATCAAATACTCGCGTCACTCAAAGAATTAGAAGACGATGAGACCTTATTAGTGCAATCAGGCAAACCAGTTGGCGTCTTTCAAACTCATGAAAATGCGCCACGTGTGTTGATTGCCAACTCCAACCTTGTCCCGCGCTGGGCAACGTGGGAGCATTTCAATGAGCTTGATCGCAAAGACCTATTTATGTACGGCCAAATGACTGCCGGTAGCTGGATTTATATCGGCACTCAAGGCATCGTCCAAGGCACTTATGAAACTTTTGTTGAAGCCGGTCGCCAGCATTATGATGGCAGCTGGGCAGGACGTTGGATTTTGACCGCTGGTCTTGGTGGTATGGGCGGCGCGCAACCACTAGCTGCGACCTTTGCTGGTGCGACTTCTCTAAATATCGAATGCCAGCAGTCTAGTATTGATTTCCGTTTGCGTACTGGTTACGTCGATAAGCAAGCAGACGATCTTGACCATGCTTATGAGCTGATTAAACAACATACGGACGCGGGTGAAGCCGTCTCAATCGCGCTACTTGGTAATGCGGCGGATATCTTGCCTGAGATGGTTAAGCGTGCCAATGCAGGCGAGATAAAACCTGATTTGGTCACTGACCAAACCTCCGCTCATGACTTAATCAATGGCTACTTGCCAAGTGGCTGGACAGTTGAAGAATGGAAAGCGGCACAAGAAAATCCGGACCAACATGCCGCATTAACCAAAGATGCCGCCGCGTCTTGTGCCGTACACGTGCAGGCCATGCTAGATCTACAAGAAATGGGTATCCCAACGACTGATTATGGTAATAACATTCGTCAAGTTGCCTTTGATGAAGGGGTGAAAAATGCCTTTAATTTCCCGGGTTTTGTCCCTGCTTATATTCGCCCGCTGTTTTGCCAAGGCAAAGGCCCATTCCGCTGGGTAGCATTATCAGGTGATCCAGAAGATATCTACAAAACCGATCAAAAAATTAAAGAGCTGTTCCCTGAAAATCAGCATATTCATCGCTGGCTAGACATGGCAAAAGAACGCATTCAGTTTCAAGGCTTGCCAGCGCGTATCTGCTGGTTAGGTCTTGGTGAACGTGATAAAGCAGGCTTAGCCTTTAACGAAATGGTCAAAAGCGGTGAATTAAAAGGTCCTATCGTTATCGGTCGTGACCATTTGGATACTGGCTCTGTTGCCAGCCCCAACCGCGAAACAGAAAGTATGAAAGATGGCTCAGATGCGGTATCTGACTGGGCGTTATTAAACGGCATGCTCAATGTCGCAGGCGGCGCCACTTGGGTGTCATTACATCATGGCGGCGGTGTTGGCATGGGTTACTCGCAGCACTCTGGCATGGTCATCGTCGCTGACGGCACAGATGCGGCTGCCAAGCGCTTAGCAAGAGTACTGGTCAATGATTGCGGCTCAGGTGTGATGCGTCATGCAGATGCAGGCTATGAGCTGGCTATCAAAACAGCGAAAGACTATGGCTTAAATCTACCGATGATTAAATAG
- a CDS encoding amino acid ABC transporter permease, translated as MLASITSVLAELLALLPFMDPDRAQIVINSFWPMLKGGIYYSIPLALISFAIGMAIALTVALIRIVPRAGWFHEIIYRLARIYVSAIRGTPMLVQLFIIFYGLPSVGLKLDPFPSAIIAFSLNIGAYASETVRASILSIPKGQWEAGSTVGLTYLQTFRHVILPQALRVSVPPLSNTFISLVKDTSLASLVLVTELFKQAQIITARNYEFMLVYTEAAVIYWGICLFLTFIQGKLEIRLDRYIAK; from the coding sequence ATGCTAGCTTCTATCACGTCAGTGCTAGCTGAACTACTGGCATTATTGCCATTTATGGACCCTGATCGGGCGCAAATTGTTATCAATTCATTTTGGCCAATGCTGAAAGGCGGTATCTATTATTCGATACCGCTGGCATTGATCTCGTTTGCAATTGGTATGGCAATTGCGCTGACGGTAGCACTAATTCGTATCGTGCCGCGTGCTGGCTGGTTCCATGAGATTATTTATAGACTTGCTCGCATTTACGTGTCTGCCATTCGCGGAACACCGATGCTGGTGCAGCTGTTTATCATCTTCTATGGTTTGCCCAGTGTTGGATTAAAGCTTGATCCATTTCCTTCTGCGATTATTGCCTTTTCACTGAATATCGGTGCCTATGCGTCTGAGACGGTGCGTGCCTCTATTTTATCTATTCCAAAAGGCCAGTGGGAAGCAGGATCGACTGTCGGGCTAACGTATCTACAAACCTTTCGCCATGTGATTTTGCCACAAGCGCTACGGGTTTCAGTGCCACCGTTATCCAATACTTTTATTAGCTTGGTAAAAGACACGTCTTTGGCCTCATTGGTACTCGTCACTGAGCTGTTTAAACAAGCTCAGATTATTACGGCGCGTAATTATGAGTTTATGCTGGTTTATACTGAAGCGGCGGTTATATATTGGGGTATTTGTCTGTTCTTGACCTTTATTCAAGGCAAGCTTGAGATTCGTCTTGATCGCTATATCGCTAAATAA
- a CDS encoding EamA family transporter codes for MANTSSVMSARQSWIGTIQIITAAVCWGTLGIFSTYLNQIGFSGWQITILRIVTAAFLILVMLPKLWPHLVKLRPKQWLGLALQSLIGVLGMSVCYFFAVIYVGAGPAVALLYTAPVFSLLFSAFFLSESITRQSALLALMAVFGVGLTMLGEQAQANWGIVLGLLSGVCYSLYGVLGKRAMHYAHPAPLVFFTSIVISAGVLLLLPETYNTYEQLLTLPLLTWGYVLGLSLLGTVVPFGLYMKALEKLPATRASVFTIFEPLTAIALATMLLHQSLSWIQYVGVVLILLAALFNAVLNGTTTRVPRWLRRRQKV; via the coding sequence ATGGCAAACACCAGTAGCGTAATGTCAGCGCGGCAATCATGGATAGGTACTATTCAAATTATCACAGCCGCTGTCTGCTGGGGTACTTTAGGGATATTCTCGACCTACCTCAACCAAATCGGCTTTAGTGGCTGGCAAATTACCATTTTGCGCATCGTTACCGCTGCTTTTCTTATCCTTGTCATGCTGCCAAAATTATGGCCACATCTCGTTAAGCTACGTCCAAAGCAGTGGCTTGGACTAGCGCTACAGTCTTTAATTGGCGTGCTTGGTATGTCGGTATGCTACTTCTTTGCCGTTATTTATGTCGGTGCTGGTCCCGCTGTCGCCCTCCTTTATACTGCGCCCGTTTTTAGCTTACTTTTCTCAGCGTTTTTTCTTAGTGAATCCATTACGCGGCAGTCGGCATTACTAGCACTAATGGCTGTATTCGGCGTCGGCTTAACGATGTTAGGTGAGCAAGCACAAGCCAATTGGGGTATTGTGCTCGGACTGCTATCAGGCGTGTGTTATTCCCTATACGGAGTACTCGGCAAGCGCGCGATGCATTATGCGCATCCTGCCCCTTTGGTATTTTTTACCTCTATTGTCATTAGTGCTGGTGTGCTGCTATTGCTACCTGAAACCTATAACACCTATGAGCAATTATTAACCTTGCCTTTGCTTACTTGGGGCTACGTCTTAGGACTGTCTTTGCTTGGAACAGTCGTACCTTTTGGTCTCTATATGAAAGCGTTGGAGAAGCTACCTGCTACTCGCGCTTCAGTATTTACTATCTTTGAGCCGTTGACTGCTATCGCCCTTGCGACAATGCTATTACATCAATCATTATCGTGGATTCAATACGTGGGCGTGGTATTGATTTTATTGGCGGCTTTATTTAATGCCGTATTAAACGGTACTACCACGCGTGTACCGCGTTGGCTAAGAAGACGGCAAAAAGTTTAG